In the Staphylococcus sp. IVB6240 genome, one interval contains:
- a CDS encoding aspartate-semialdehyde dehydrogenase, which produces MVKLAVAGATGLVGSKILETVDRKGIQFDELVLFSSKRSAGKEVEFQGKTYVVQELTEEATDGNFDYVLMSAGGATSAQFAPLFEQHGAIIIDNSSQWRMAEDVDLVVPEVNKPTFTRGIIANPNCSTIQSVVPLKPLQETFGLKRVAYTTYQAVSGSGMQGKKDLEDGANGAEPKAYPHPIYNNVLPHIDVFLEDGYTKEEQKMIDETKKILNEPTLNVTATCVRVPVQDSHSVHINVTLDQPATVAEIQALFDKDPRVVLVDNPANNEYPLAIHSTGRDEVFVGRIRKDDSLENTFHIWVTSDNLLKGAALNAVQVLEQVLELKGE; this is translated from the coding sequence ATGGTAAAATTAGCAGTCGCAGGAGCAACAGGTTTAGTAGGTTCTAAAATTTTGGAAACAGTTGATCGTAAAGGCATTCAGTTTGATGAACTCGTATTATTTTCATCAAAACGATCAGCAGGAAAAGAAGTTGAGTTCCAAGGTAAAACGTATGTGGTACAAGAACTTACTGAAGAAGCGACGGATGGCAACTTCGATTATGTATTAATGAGTGCAGGTGGTGCAACAAGTGCACAGTTCGCCCCACTCTTTGAACAACACGGAGCGATTATCATTGATAACTCAAGTCAATGGCGTATGGCAGAAGATGTGGACTTAGTCGTTCCAGAAGTAAATAAACCGACATTTACTCGTGGTATTATCGCCAACCCAAACTGTTCAACAATTCAATCAGTGGTACCTTTAAAACCATTACAAGAAACATTTGGTTTGAAGCGTGTTGCCTATACAACATATCAAGCTGTATCAGGTTCTGGTATGCAAGGTAAAAAGGATTTAGAAGATGGTGCAAATGGTGCTGAACCAAAAGCCTACCCACATCCAATCTATAATAACGTTTTACCACATATTGATGTCTTTCTAGAAGATGGTTATACAAAAGAAGAACAAAAAATGATCGATGAAACGAAGAAAATTTTAAATGAACCAACATTGAATGTTACTGCAACATGTGTACGTGTACCTGTACAAGATAGCCACAGTGTGCATATCAATGTAACGCTAGATCAACCAGCAACAGTTGCAGAAATCCAAGCATTATTTGATAAAGACCCTCGTGTCGTACTTGTAGATAATCCAGCAAATAATGAATATCCACTTGCTATTCATTCAACAGGACGTGATGAAGTATTTGTTGGACGTATCCGTAAAGATGACTCATTAGAAAATACTTTCCATATTTGGGTCACTTCAGACAACTTATTGAAAGGTGCAGCATTAAACGCAGTACAAGTATTGGAACAAGTACTAGAATTGAAAGGAGAGTAA
- a CDS encoding ATP-binding cassette domain-containing protein codes for MLQVTDVSLRFGDRKLFEDVNIKFTPGNCYGLIGANGAGKSTFLKILSGELDSQTGHVSLGKDERLAVLKQDHFAYEDVRVLDVVIKGHERLYEVMQEKDAIYMKPDFSDEDGIRAAELEGEFAEMDGWNAESDAATLLSGLGIDTSLHDKQMSELENNQKVKVLLAQSLFGSPDVLLLDEPTNGLDIQAISWLEDFLINFDNTVIVVSHDRHFLNNICTHIADLDFGKIKIYVGNYDFWYQSSQLAQKMAQEQNKKKEDKIKELQEFIARFSANASKSKQATSRKKQLEKIELDDIQPSSRRYPFVKFSPEREIGNDLLFVEGISKTVDGEKVLDNISFTMNPNDKAVLMGSSEIAKTTLLKILAGELEPDEGTVKWGVTTSQSYFPKDNSAFFEGVDMNLVDWLRQYAPEDEQTETFLRGFLGRMLFSGEEVKKKASVLSGGEKVRCMLSKMMLSSANVLLLDEPTNHLDLESITSVNEGLKTFKGSIIFTSHDFEFINTIANRVIDLDVPTGLSKEIPYESYLEEKGILKSK; via the coding sequence ATGTTACAAGTTACGGATGTTAGTTTACGATTTGGTGATCGTAAATTATTTGAAGACGTTAATATTAAATTCACACCAGGCAACTGTTACGGCTTAATCGGTGCAAACGGCGCTGGTAAGTCAACATTTTTAAAGATTTTATCAGGAGAATTGGATTCTCAAACAGGACATGTATCATTAGGAAAAGATGAACGTCTTGCTGTATTAAAGCAGGACCACTTTGCTTATGAAGATGTCCGTGTACTTGATGTTGTAATTAAAGGTCATGAACGCTTATATGAAGTGATGCAAGAAAAAGATGCCATTTATATGAAGCCGGACTTCAGTGATGAAGATGGGATTCGTGCTGCGGAACTTGAGGGAGAGTTTGCAGAGATGGATGGTTGGAATGCTGAATCAGATGCGGCGACTTTATTATCTGGTTTAGGTATCGATACAAGCTTACATGACAAACAAATGTCGGAATTAGAAAACAATCAAAAAGTGAAGGTTTTATTAGCACAAAGTTTATTTGGTTCTCCAGACGTTCTATTACTGGATGAGCCTACCAATGGTTTAGATATCCAAGCGATTAGCTGGTTAGAAGATTTCTTAATTAACTTTGATAATACAGTAATCGTTGTATCCCATGACCGTCATTTCTTAAACAATATATGTACGCATATTGCTGACTTAGACTTTGGTAAAATTAAAATCTATGTTGGTAACTATGATTTCTGGTATCAATCAAGTCAGCTTGCACAAAAAATGGCACAAGAACAAAATAAGAAAAAAGAAGATAAAATTAAAGAGTTACAAGAATTTATTGCACGTTTCTCTGCCAATGCTTCTAAGTCAAAACAAGCAACAAGTCGTAAAAAGCAATTAGAAAAAATTGAATTAGATGATATTCAACCATCATCACGCCGTTATCCATTCGTAAAATTCTCACCAGAACGTGAAATTGGTAATGACCTATTATTTGTTGAAGGCATTTCAAAAACTGTAGATGGTGAAAAAGTATTAGATAACATTTCATTTACGATGAATCCAAATGATAAAGCGGTATTGATGGGTAGCAGCGAGATTGCGAAAACAACATTGTTGAAAATTCTTGCGGGCGAATTAGAACCTGACGAAGGTACTGTTAAATGGGGTGTAACGACATCTCAAAGTTACTTCCCTAAAGATAACTCAGCCTTTTTTGAAGGTGTGGATATGAACCTTGTTGATTGGTTACGTCAATACGCACCAGAAGATGAACAAACAGAAACATTTTTACGTGGTTTCTTAGGTCGTATGCTCTTCAGCGGTGAAGAAGTTAAGAAAAAAGCAAGCGTATTATCAGGTGGAGAAAAAGTACGTTGTATGTTGAGTAAAATGATGTTATCAAGTGCTAACGTACTACTTTTAGATGAACCAACAAACCACTTAGACCTTGAAAGTATCACATCAGTCAATGAAGGTTTGAAAACATTTAAAGGATCTATTATCTTTACATCTCATGACTTCGAATTTATCAATACGATTGCGAATCGTGTCATCGACTTAGATGTCCCTACTGGATTATCTAAAGAAATACCATACGAAAGTTATTTAGAAGAAAAAGGTATTTTGAAATCTAAGTAA
- a CDS encoding S1-like domain-containing RNA-binding protein, protein MSFKENEIVGTIEFLEVKALEDSTYILEGPNKEVIKLNQSEVQESDELEIGESYSFFIYPNRSGDLFATQNMPDITVGRYDFVRVLSTDRDGARVDVGLPREVLIPWEDLPKIKSLWPEKGDHVLCTLRIDRERQMFARLASETTVQQMFTPVHDDKLQNEMLTARPYRLLRVGTFLLTEEGYKIFVHESERQHEPRLGQEMSVRIIGFNDKGELNGSFLPLAHERLDDDGETIFQLLVEYEGTLPFWDKSSPEAIKEVFNMSKGAFKRAIGHLYKQRIINIETGQISLTKKGWARAQDQQK, encoded by the coding sequence ATGTCTTTTAAAGAAAATGAAATCGTTGGGACAATAGAGTTTTTAGAAGTGAAAGCACTAGAAGATTCAACATATATTCTTGAAGGCCCAAATAAAGAGGTCATCAAGCTCAATCAATCAGAAGTCCAAGAATCAGATGAATTAGAAATAGGGGAATCTTATAGCTTCTTTATCTATCCAAACCGCTCTGGGGATTTATTCGCTACTCAAAATATGCCTGATATTACAGTGGGGCGTTATGACTTTGTACGTGTATTAAGCACAGATCGTGACGGCGCGCGTGTCGATGTTGGCTTACCACGTGAAGTGTTAATCCCATGGGAAGACCTCCCTAAAATTAAATCGCTATGGCCAGAGAAGGGGGATCATGTACTGTGTACCCTTCGTATTGACCGCGAACGTCAAATGTTTGCACGTCTCGCTTCAGAAACGACCGTGCAACAAATGTTCACACCCGTTCATGATGACAAGTTACAAAATGAAATGTTGACTGCACGTCCGTATCGTTTGCTACGTGTGGGTACATTTTTACTAACAGAAGAAGGTTATAAAATTTTTGTTCACGAATCAGAACGTCAACACGAACCACGCCTTGGACAAGAAATGTCGGTACGTATTATCGGCTTTAATGATAAAGGGGAATTGAACGGTTCATTCTTACCATTAGCGCATGAACGCTTAGATGATGATGGTGAAACGATTTTCCAATTACTCGTTGAATATGAGGGTACATTGCCATTTTGGGATAAATCAAGTCCAGAAGCGATTAAAGAAGTGTTCAATATGAGTAAAGGCGCATTTAAACGCGCGATTGGTCATTTATATAAACAACGCATTATCAACATCGAAACAGGGCAAATCTCACTAACTAAAAAAGGGTGGGCACGTGCTCAAGACCAACAAAAATAA
- the pepF gene encoding oligoendopeptidase F has product MEEFLKERSEVPQQETWDLTDLFTDNQAYETFVKALPERAQAFKEQYAGTLQDAESIQKALDAYCSLAIDIDRANNFSEIQASVDATDAERQRLAALFQTLYGKINGSLTFLTSELLSLEDAQLDQAIEKTTYSHFLTKLKRLKPYQLHPQAEETLARLSPVLGAPSEIYGITKMLDIDFGQFEVNGKKYAMDYITFEGVYEDHADTDIRRASFRHFSDTLKKYENTTAAAYNAHVQAEKLEADMRGYDSVIDFLLSEQDVTREMYDRQIDTIMSDLASIMRRYAKVIQRTNQLDEMRFEDLKISIDNNYEPDITIEESKKYIYGALGVLGSDYQKMLEKAYEDRWIDFVQNKGKETGAYCASPYASHSYIFISWTGKMTEVFVLAHELGHAGHFNLANSHQNYLQADASMYFVEAPSTMNEMLMLNYLLESSEEKAFQRWAIGSIIARTYYHNMVTHLLEAAYQREVYLKVDKGESLTAALLNDIKRQVIRDFWGEDVVLTEGAELTWMRQPHYYMGLYPYTYSAGLTIGTIMSQRIQKEGQPAVQDWLKALSAGDSVSPIELARIAGIDITTDQPLKETIAYIGSLVDQLETLTDELNA; this is encoded by the coding sequence ATGGAGGAATTTTTAAAGGAAAGATCTGAAGTACCACAACAAGAAACTTGGGATTTAACGGACTTATTTACAGACAATCAAGCTTATGAGACTTTTGTAAAGGCCCTGCCTGAACGTGCACAAGCATTTAAAGAACAATATGCAGGCACTTTACAGGATGCGGAATCCATTCAAAAAGCTTTAGATGCCTATTGTTCTTTAGCAATTGATATTGACCGTGCAAATAATTTTTCTGAAATTCAAGCAAGTGTCGATGCTACAGATGCTGAGCGTCAAAGATTAGCAGCGTTATTTCAAACTTTATACGGTAAAATTAATGGTAGTTTAACTTTCTTAACATCTGAATTATTATCATTAGAAGATGCGCAGTTAGACCAAGCCATTGAGAAAACAACGTACAGCCATTTTCTAACTAAGTTAAAACGTTTGAAACCATATCAACTACATCCACAAGCTGAAGAAACACTTGCACGTTTGTCCCCTGTCTTAGGCGCACCGAGTGAGATCTATGGCATTACAAAAATGTTGGATATTGATTTTGGTCAATTTGAAGTAAATGGCAAGAAATATGCAATGGATTATATAACCTTTGAAGGTGTGTATGAAGATCATGCTGATACAGATATTCGTCGTGCGAGCTTTAGACACTTTAGTGATACATTAAAAAAATATGAAAATACAACAGCTGCAGCATATAATGCACATGTTCAAGCTGAGAAACTTGAAGCAGATATGCGTGGTTATGACTCTGTGATTGATTTCTTATTATCTGAACAAGATGTGACAAGAGAGATGTATGATCGCCAAATTGATACGATTATGTCAGACTTGGCCTCTATCATGCGTCGCTATGCAAAAGTCATCCAACGTACAAACCAATTGGACGAAATGCGTTTTGAAGATTTGAAGATATCGATTGATAACAATTACGAACCAGATATTACAATTGAAGAATCTAAAAAATATATTTATGGTGCACTTGGTGTATTAGGTTCAGATTATCAAAAAATGCTTGAAAAAGCTTACGAGGATCGTTGGATTGATTTCGTTCAAAATAAAGGAAAAGAAACGGGTGCGTATTGTGCCTCACCTTACGCATCACACAGCTATATCTTTATTTCATGGACAGGAAAAATGACTGAAGTCTTTGTATTAGCTCATGAATTAGGTCATGCAGGACACTTTAACTTGGCCAATAGTCATCAAAATTACTTACAAGCTGATGCTTCTATGTACTTTGTTGAGGCACCATCGACAATGAATGAAATGTTAATGCTGAACTACCTTCTTGAAAGTAGTGAAGAAAAAGCGTTTCAACGTTGGGCGATTGGCTCTATTATCGCACGTACATATTATCATAATATGGTGACGCACTTACTTGAAGCTGCATATCAACGTGAAGTGTATCTTAAAGTGGATAAAGGCGAATCATTAACTGCCGCATTGCTAAATGATATTAAACGCCAGGTCATCCGAGATTTCTGGGGTGAAGATGTTGTATTAACAGAAGGTGCAGAGTTAACTTGGATGCGACAACCTCACTATTATATGGGGCTTTATCCATATACTTACTCAGCAGGCTTAACAATTGGTACAATCATGTCACAACGCATTCAAAAAGAAGGACAACCTGCTGTACAAGATTGGCTTAAAGCCTTAAGTGCTGGAGACAGTGTATCACCGATTGAATTGGCGCGTATCGCAGGTATTGATATTACAACAGATCAACCATTAAAAGAAACAATTGCATATATTGGTTCGTTAGTTGATCAACTTGAAACATTAACAGATGAATTGAACGCATAA
- a CDS encoding aminoacyltransferase, with protein sequence MKFTELTVEEFDQFVQDPTLESHYFQVKENIETREADNFKVVLLGVKDENNQVIAASLFSKILTMSSYVYYSNRGPVMDYSDLGLVEFYLKSLDDYLSKNKCLYVKLDPYWMYQVYDKDINPIGTSETSELGEQLVQLFKSHGYKHHGFTTKYDTSSQVRWMGVLDLKDQTPQTLKKSFDSQRKRNINKATNYGVKVRFLKPEEFDQFLELYRETEARAGFVSKSDEYMKNFLHHYGDKAIVPMAYIDLDAYITSLQEGLNDKETKRDQMMARENKSDKQLKKIAELDKQITHDQQEMLKASELRKTDGQILNLASGIFFANAYEINYFSGGSSEKYNHFMGPYAMHWHMINYCFDHCYERYNFYGLSGDFTENSEDYGVYRFKRGFNVQIEELIGDFYKPINKPKYQLFQLTNQVRSKLNAIKNLKQ encoded by the coding sequence ATGAAATTCACAGAACTAACAGTTGAGGAATTTGATCAGTTTGTTCAAGATCCTACTTTAGAAAGCCATTATTTTCAGGTGAAGGAAAATATCGAGACACGTGAAGCAGATAACTTTAAAGTTGTTTTACTAGGTGTAAAAGATGAAAATAATCAAGTAATTGCAGCTAGCTTATTTTCAAAAATATTAACAATGAGTAGCTATGTTTATTACTCAAATAGAGGGCCTGTAATGGACTATAGCGACTTAGGACTCGTTGAATTTTATTTAAAGTCGTTAGACGACTACTTATCTAAAAATAAATGTTTATACGTCAAGTTAGATCCATATTGGATGTATCAAGTTTATGATAAAGATATTAATCCAATAGGGACTTCAGAGACTTCAGAACTCGGTGAACAGTTAGTACAATTATTTAAATCACATGGTTATAAACATCATGGTTTTACAACGAAGTATGATACATCAAGTCAAGTGAGATGGATGGGAGTCTTAGATTTAAAAGACCAAACACCACAAACATTAAAGAAATCATTTGATAGCCAACGTAAACGTAATATCAATAAAGCCACGAATTATGGCGTAAAAGTGCGTTTTCTCAAACCTGAAGAATTTGATCAATTTTTAGAGTTATATCGAGAAACAGAAGCACGTGCAGGCTTTGTATCGAAGTCAGATGAATACATGAAGAATTTCTTACATCATTATGGTGATAAGGCAATAGTTCCGATGGCTTATATTGATTTAGATGCATATATCACATCATTGCAAGAAGGCTTAAATGATAAAGAAACAAAACGTGATCAAATGATGGCAAGAGAGAACAAAAGCGACAAACAGTTAAAGAAAATTGCCGAGCTTGATAAACAAATCACACATGATCAACAAGAAATGTTGAAAGCAAGCGAGCTACGTAAAACGGATGGTCAGATATTAAATCTTGCATCAGGTATCTTTTTTGCAAATGCCTATGAAATTAATTATTTCTCTGGTGGATCTAGTGAAAAGTACAATCATTTTATGGGACCATACGCGATGCACTGGCACATGATTAATTACTGCTTTGATCATTGTTATGAGCGCTACAACTTTTATGGTCTGTCTGGTGATTTTACGGAGAATAGTGAAGATTACGGTGTTTACCGTTTTAAACGCGGTTTCAATGTACAAATTGAAGAACTTATTGGTGACTTCTACAAACCAATTAATAAGCCGAAATATCAATTATTCCAGTTAACAAATCAAGTCAGATCAAAGCTAAATGCAATAAAAAACCTTAAACAATAG
- a CDS encoding aminoacyltransferase translates to MKFTNLTTAEFENFANQMPYSHFTQMAGNYELKVAEGVETHLVGIKDKNNQVLAACLLTAVPVLKVFKYFYTNRGPILDFENPELVHFFFNELSKYVKAHKALFLRVDPYLLIYKRNHDGDIIEDYNKNWLFDKFKSLGFEHEGFITGFETTRQIRFHSVLDLKDKTSKDILNNMDNLRKRNTKKVQKNGVKVRYLKEDELPIFRSFMAQTSETKDFIDREDDFYYNRMKHYKDRVLVPLAYINFDDYIAELQVEEKQFHKEINKAEKDIEKRPENKKALNKKQNLEQQLEANQAKIAEARTLQEKHGNELPISAGFFIINPFEVVYYAGGTANEFRHFAGSYAIQWEMINYALDHNIDRYNFYGISGDFTENAEDAGVIKFKKGYNADVLEYIGDFIKPINKPVYKLYTTLKKVQQKL, encoded by the coding sequence ATGAAATTTACAAATTTAACAACAGCAGAATTTGAAAATTTTGCAAATCAAATGCCATATAGTCATTTTACGCAGATGGCTGGTAACTACGAGTTGAAAGTAGCAGAAGGTGTTGAAACACATCTTGTGGGTATTAAAGATAAGAATAATCAAGTACTAGCGGCGTGTCTATTAACGGCTGTACCTGTATTGAAAGTATTTAAATATTTTTATACAAATAGAGGACCTATTCTTGATTTTGAAAATCCAGAGTTAGTCCATTTCTTCTTTAATGAATTATCAAAGTATGTAAAAGCACATAAAGCACTATTTTTACGTGTTGATCCATACTTGCTAATCTATAAAAGAAATCATGATGGCGATATTATTGAAGATTACAATAAAAATTGGTTGTTTGATAAATTTAAATCACTTGGATTTGAGCATGAAGGGTTTATTACTGGTTTTGAAACAACACGTCAAATACGCTTTCATTCAGTTTTAGACTTAAAGGATAAAACATCAAAAGATATATTAAATAATATGGACAACTTGCGTAAAAGAAATACTAAAAAAGTTCAAAAAAATGGCGTAAAAGTGAGATATCTTAAAGAAGATGAACTGCCTATTTTTAGATCATTTATGGCGCAAACATCTGAGACAAAAGATTTTATAGATCGTGAAGATGACTTCTACTATAATCGTATGAAGCATTATAAAGATCGTGTGCTTGTTCCTTTAGCATACATCAACTTTGATGATTACATTGCAGAATTACAAGTTGAAGAAAAACAATTCCATAAAGAAATCAATAAAGCAGAAAAAGATATTGAGAAGCGACCAGAAAATAAAAAAGCCTTAAATAAAAAGCAAAACTTAGAACAACAGTTAGAAGCAAATCAAGCTAAGATTGCAGAAGCACGTACATTACAAGAAAAGCATGGTAATGAATTGCCGATTTCTGCTGGTTTCTTTATTATCAATCCGTTTGAAGTTGTGTACTATGCAGGTGGAACAGCAAATGAATTCCGTCATTTTGCTGGTAGCTATGCGATACAGTGGGAAATGATTAATTATGCCCTTGACCATAACATTGATCGTTACAATTTTTATGGTATTAGTGGTGATTTCACTGAAAATGCCGAAGATGCAGGCGTTATCAAATTCAAAAAAGGTTATAATGCAGATGTATTAGAGTATATTGGTGATTTTATTAAGCCGATTAATAAACCAGTTTACAAACTATATACAACATTGAAAAAGGTCCAACAGAAGTTATAG
- a CDS encoding prephenate dehydrogenase, with the protein MSEVFFIGLGLIGGSLASNIKNAHPEIEVTAYDADPKQLERALSIGIIDKPIDSFETGAKQADIMIFATPVQITVKYLDLLQTIETKTGLIVTDTGSTKSTIQAHERTLLKHGIHLIGGHPMAGSHKTGVLNAKKHLFENAYYVLVHDLPENEAAFQRISQLLEPTQAKLLKMTAEEHDYVTGVVSHTPHLIASSLVSLNAHYAPTTPLVQELAAGGFRDITRIASSSPEMWRDISLENKSHILKIMKQFQSQIDEVIHSLETEDASALYRFFSESKTYRDALPIQSKGALRSTYDLYVDIPDKAGTISKITHILSSHNISISNLRILELREDIYGALRISFKSSEDREQGRVVLNEYETYIE; encoded by the coding sequence ATGTCAGAAGTATTTTTTATCGGGCTCGGCCTTATAGGAGGTAGTTTAGCAAGTAATATCAAAAATGCACATCCAGAAATAGAGGTAACTGCCTATGATGCGGACCCAAAACAGCTAGAGCGTGCCCTATCTATCGGTATTATTGATAAACCGATAGATAGCTTTGAAACAGGCGCAAAACAAGCAGATATTATGATTTTTGCGACACCGGTTCAAATAACTGTGAAATATCTTGATTTATTGCAAACTATTGAAACAAAAACAGGTCTTATTGTCACTGATACAGGTAGTACAAAATCTACTATTCAAGCACATGAGCGAACATTATTAAAGCATGGCATTCATTTAATCGGGGGCCATCCTATGGCAGGTAGTCATAAAACCGGCGTATTGAACGCTAAAAAACATTTATTTGAAAATGCTTATTATGTCCTTGTTCATGATCTGCCTGAAAACGAAGCGGCATTTCAACGTATTTCACAATTATTAGAACCAACACAGGCAAAATTATTAAAAATGACAGCTGAGGAACATGACTATGTCACAGGTGTTGTCAGTCATACACCTCACCTGATTGCGTCTAGTCTCGTTTCTTTAAATGCGCATTACGCCCCTACCACACCACTCGTACAAGAATTAGCAGCGGGTGGTTTTAGAGATATTACACGTATTGCAAGTAGTAGTCCTGAAATGTGGCGAGATATCTCTTTAGAAAATAAATCACATATCTTAAAAATTATGAAACAGTTCCAATCGCAAATCGATGAGGTCATTCACTCATTAGAAACTGAAGATGCTTCTGCACTTTATCGCTTTTTCTCTGAGAGTAAGACATATCGTGACGCCTTGCCAATTCAGAGTAAAGGCGCATTGAGAAGTACCTACGATCTTTACGTTGATATCCCCGATAAAGCGGGGACAATCTCAAAAATCACACATATTTTAAGTTCACATAATATTTCTATTAGTAACTTAAGAATCTTAGAATTACGTGAAGATATTTATGGTGCCTTGCGTATTAGTTTCAAAAGTTCTGAGGACCGTGAACAAGGTCGTGTTGTGCTAAACGAGTATGAAACTTATATTGAATAA
- a CDS encoding Y-family DNA polymerase has protein sequence MYDYHLLENRDILCIDQKSFFASVSCIDKGLDPMKTKLAVVADTKRQGSVVLAATPPLKALGIKTGSRLYEIPKRRDIYIINPSMRRYLEVSLKISQIALRYVPAEDLHQYSIDEFFMDVTQSYHLFAPNLQMFCQRLISEIYRETGVYCAIGIGSNMLLSKIALDNEAKSNPTLIAEWRYEDVPQKLWPIAPLQNFWGISHRTAKKLNKCGIFSIGQLAMYPHARLKREFGVIGTELHLHANGIDESRVNERYITRMPSICKSQILMRDYQYSEALIVMQELVEDVASRLRAKGILAKTIHFSFGYKDHSGVSKQYTMEEGTHLEHVIMSGIKRFADRYCDKSEWYRTLSVSATQFIPEQVQQLNLFVDPEQQEREVRLAKTIDALHQKYGKGIVSKAVSYTSAATKHGRLGLMAGHKM, from the coding sequence ATGTATGATTATCATTTGTTGGAGAATAGGGATATATTATGTATTGATCAAAAAAGTTTTTTTGCCAGTGTTTCTTGTATTGATAAAGGCTTAGATCCAATGAAAACGAAGCTGGCAGTTGTTGCGGATACAAAGAGGCAGGGGTCTGTTGTTTTAGCTGCAACACCACCACTGAAAGCGTTAGGAATTAAAACGGGATCACGTTTATATGAAATACCTAAAAGACGTGATATTTATATTATTAATCCAAGTATGCGTCGCTATTTAGAGGTTTCTTTAAAAATTTCACAAATTGCATTGAGATATGTACCCGCTGAGGATTTACATCAATATAGCATCGATGAATTTTTCATGGATGTGACACAAAGTTATCATCTATTCGCGCCGAATCTTCAGATGTTCTGTCAGCGATTGATTTCGGAGATTTATCGTGAAACGGGTGTTTACTGTGCAATTGGGATTGGATCTAACATGTTATTGAGCAAAATTGCTTTAGATAATGAAGCGAAATCCAATCCAACACTCATCGCGGAGTGGCGTTATGAAGATGTTCCTCAAAAATTATGGCCCATTGCACCGCTTCAAAACTTTTGGGGAATTAGTCATCGGACAGCTAAAAAGCTGAACAAATGCGGTATTTTTAGTATTGGACAGCTCGCGATGTATCCACATGCACGATTAAAAAGAGAGTTTGGCGTTATTGGAACAGAACTACACTTACATGCTAATGGCATTGATGAGAGTCGCGTTAATGAACGTTATATCACACGAATGCCATCAATATGTAAAAGTCAGATATTAATGCGAGATTATCAATATTCTGAAGCGCTTATAGTTATGCAAGAATTAGTGGAAGATGTCGCAAGCCGACTGAGAGCAAAAGGGATATTAGCGAAAACGATTCATTTTTCTTTTGGATACAAAGATCATAGTGGGGTGTCCAAGCAGTATACAATGGAAGAAGGGACCCATTTAGAGCATGTAATCATGTCGGGTATCAAACGATTTGCAGATAGATATTGTGATAAGTCGGAATGGTACCGTACATTAAGCGTGTCAGCTACACAGTTCATACCAGAACAAGTACAACAACTCAATTTATTTGTTGACCCAGAGCAACAAGAGCGAGAAGTCCGATTAGCAAAAACAATCGATGCCTTACACCAAAAATATGGTAAAGGCATCGTATCTAAAGCCGTATCTTATACATCTGCTGCGACAAAACATGGTCGCCTAGGGTTAATGGCAGGGCATAAAATGTAA
- a CDS encoding sporulation protein: MGFDNILTSLGIEGMKVIIHLDQESYTVDDTITGYIKLKAGMSDQKVTHIELKLLEKYENDDETSEFTFLTNELDRFVMDEKFLIDEKEQKVIEFTLEPKSLNFKSETSKIFLNTHVYIDLGIDEEVEAEVPYQR; this comes from the coding sequence ATGGGTTTTGATAACATCTTAACATCATTAGGTATTGAAGGCATGAAAGTCATCATTCATCTTGATCAAGAATCTTATACAGTCGATGATACAATCACTGGTTATATTAAGTTAAAAGCAGGCATGAGCGATCAAAAAGTCACACATATTGAATTAAAATTACTAGAAAAATATGAAAATGATGATGAAACAAGTGAATTCACATTTTTAACGAATGAACTAGATCGTTTTGTGATGGATGAGAAGTTCTTAATTGATGAGAAAGAACAGAAAGTCATTGAATTTACATTAGAACCAAAATCACTTAACTTCAAGTCTGAGACGAGTAAGATTTTCCTTAATACACATGTTTATATTGATTTAGGAATAGATGAAGAGGTAGAAGCGGAAGTACCATATCAACGCTAA